From Triticum aestivum cultivar Chinese Spring chromosome 4A, IWGSC CS RefSeq v2.1, whole genome shotgun sequence, a single genomic window includes:
- the LOC123088043 gene encoding tRNA-specific adenosine deaminase TAD3 isoform X1 codes for MAWELIEVAGNPTPLPHSTVDVVAAKIESKVANTVIRQLNQVCPLENLRHVKRVRRRIECEKSELSIILCLSTGPESCKNGFPEGVQKVVEAYQLSPFIAKVASYPAMSKEEWEEQCKLWPTSYHPLHDTGGASGFKEDELPSIFDCMRTAIQLSEVGNTAIIVDPSSMQIISKATDQTHQHDAFQKRNRCINVEADGARSLAETAGDNDGRLLLSSSHVRNGLNMEVSCMNLWGWTKQRSSEQKTLSSEGGFLWHPLRHAAIVAIENAAERDQMMFHTSTSPTTELNLNGDMENCSDNEPAKRPKIVTKDKEQAEHQECGSDLSGTNRPYLCTGFDIYLVWEPCTMCAMALLHQRFKRVFYAFPNPITGALGSVYRLHGEKSLNHHYSVFRVKMPEPDLNVSSDYPEKGCSDFVPS; via the exons ATGGCGTGGGAGCTTATCGAGGTCGCCGGCAACCCAACTCCCCTCCCACATTCTACAG TTGATGTGGTGGCTGCGAAGATTGAATCCAAGGTAGCCAATACTGTCATTAG GCAACTTAATCAGGTGTGCCCACTGGAGAATCTGCGGCATGTTAAGCGGGTGCGTCGTCGTATTGAGTGTG AAAAATCTGAGTTATCGATCATCTTATGCCTTTCCACTGGGCCTGAAAGTTGTAAGAATGGGTTTCCCGAGGGTGTACAAAAGGTAGTGGAGGCTTACCAGTTGAGTCCTTTCATTGCAAAA GTTGCCAGCTATCCTGCTATGTCGAAAGAGGAATGGGAGGAACAGTGCAAACTCTGGCCAACTTCTTATCACCCCCTGCACGA CACTGGTGGTGCATCTGGATTTAAAGAGGATGAATTACCATCAATATTTGATTGCATGAGGACTGCTATCCAGTTATCAGAG GTGGGCAACACAGCCATTATTGTTGATCCATCAAGTATGCAAATAATTTCAAAGGCTACAGATCAAACACACCAGCATGATGCCTTCCAGAAAAGGAACAGATGTATCAATGTGGAAGCAGATGGTGCCCGCTCTTTGGCTGAAACAGCTGGGGATAATGATGGCAGGTTGTTGCTGTCAAGCTCCCATGTCCGCAATGGCTTGAACATGGAGGTCTCATGTATGAACCTGTGGGGATGGACAAAACAGAGGTCTTCTGAGCAGAAGACTTTGTCCTCTGAAGGTGGTTTTCTCTGGCATCCTCTGAGACATGCTGCCATAGTTGCCATTGAAAATGCTGCCGAGAGAGATCAAATGATGTTCCATACTTCAACTTCTCCAACAACCGAATTAAACTTAAATGGCGATATGGAGAATTGTTCTGATAATGAACCAGCAAAGCGGCCAAAGATAGTTACAAAG GATAAAGAACAAGCTGAACATCAAGAATGCGGGAGTGACTTGTCTGGAACAAACAGACCATATCTCTGCACAGGATTTGACATCTACCTTGTTTGGGAACCCTGCACAAT GTGTGCTATGGCACTTCTACATCAAAGATTCAAGCGTGTCTTCTACGCTTTCCCTAATCCAATCACTGGAGCTCTGGGCAGTGTCTACAGATTGCATGGGGAGAAAAGTTTAAATCACCATTATTCTGTGTTTAGAGTAAAAATGCCAGAGCCAGATTTGAATGTTTCAAGTGATTACCCTGAAAAAGGCTGCTCAGATTTTGTACCATCCTAG
- the LOC123088043 gene encoding tRNA-specific adenosine deaminase TAD3 isoform X2: protein MWWLRRLNPRQLNQVCPLENLRHVKRVRRRIECEKSELSIILCLSTGPESCKNGFPEGVQKVVEAYQLSPFIAKVASYPAMSKEEWEEQCKLWPTSYHPLHDTGGASGFKEDELPSIFDCMRTAIQLSEVGNTAIIVDPSSMQIISKATDQTHQHDAFQKRNRCINVEADGARSLAETAGDNDGRLLLSSSHVRNGLNMEVSCMNLWGWTKQRSSEQKTLSSEGGFLWHPLRHAAIVAIENAAERDQMMFHTSTSPTTELNLNGDMENCSDNEPAKRPKIVTKDKEQAEHQECGSDLSGTNRPYLCTGFDIYLVWEPCTMCAMALLHQRFKRVFYAFPNPITGALGSVYRLHGEKSLNHHYSVFRVKMPEPDLNVSSDYPEKGCSDFVPS, encoded by the exons ATGTGGTGGCTGCGAAGATTGAATCCAAG GCAACTTAATCAGGTGTGCCCACTGGAGAATCTGCGGCATGTTAAGCGGGTGCGTCGTCGTATTGAGTGTG AAAAATCTGAGTTATCGATCATCTTATGCCTTTCCACTGGGCCTGAAAGTTGTAAGAATGGGTTTCCCGAGGGTGTACAAAAGGTAGTGGAGGCTTACCAGTTGAGTCCTTTCATTGCAAAA GTTGCCAGCTATCCTGCTATGTCGAAAGAGGAATGGGAGGAACAGTGCAAACTCTGGCCAACTTCTTATCACCCCCTGCACGA CACTGGTGGTGCATCTGGATTTAAAGAGGATGAATTACCATCAATATTTGATTGCATGAGGACTGCTATCCAGTTATCAGAG GTGGGCAACACAGCCATTATTGTTGATCCATCAAGTATGCAAATAATTTCAAAGGCTACAGATCAAACACACCAGCATGATGCCTTCCAGAAAAGGAACAGATGTATCAATGTGGAAGCAGATGGTGCCCGCTCTTTGGCTGAAACAGCTGGGGATAATGATGGCAGGTTGTTGCTGTCAAGCTCCCATGTCCGCAATGGCTTGAACATGGAGGTCTCATGTATGAACCTGTGGGGATGGACAAAACAGAGGTCTTCTGAGCAGAAGACTTTGTCCTCTGAAGGTGGTTTTCTCTGGCATCCTCTGAGACATGCTGCCATAGTTGCCATTGAAAATGCTGCCGAGAGAGATCAAATGATGTTCCATACTTCAACTTCTCCAACAACCGAATTAAACTTAAATGGCGATATGGAGAATTGTTCTGATAATGAACCAGCAAAGCGGCCAAAGATAGTTACAAAG GATAAAGAACAAGCTGAACATCAAGAATGCGGGAGTGACTTGTCTGGAACAAACAGACCATATCTCTGCACAGGATTTGACATCTACCTTGTTTGGGAACCCTGCACAAT GTGTGCTATGGCACTTCTACATCAAAGATTCAAGCGTGTCTTCTACGCTTTCCCTAATCCAATCACTGGAGCTCTGGGCAGTGTCTACAGATTGCATGGGGAGAAAAGTTTAAATCACCATTATTCTGTGTTTAGAGTAAAAATGCCAGAGCCAGATTTGAATGTTTCAAGTGATTACCCTGAAAAAGGCTGCTCAGATTTTGTACCATCCTAG
- the LOC123088044 gene encoding GDSL esterase/lipase APG, with amino-acid sequence MASRCLLLLAIFLSAQPTGHSGEEGPAVPAVMVFGDSLVDVGNNNYIFTIAKANFPPYGRDFKDHVATGRFCNGKLLVDFIAEKVGFNGSPPAYLSPQASGQNLLLGANFASAASGYNDHGTLIKAISVSQQLKYFKDYQAKLVVVAGSSHARSIISGSLYIICAGSCDFIYNYYINPFLDMNQTAEQFSDRLVGMFNNSVTQLYDMGARRIGVFSLPPFGCFPLAITLYGHGRSGCVSRLNNDAQYYNMKLKAAVDSLSKKYHDLKIVVLDMYTPLYNLATSPVSQGFTEAKRACCGTGTVEASILYNPLLPGTCPSARTYVFWDVWHPSEAANKVIVDSLVDEINNLVGKTH; translated from the exons ATGGCGTCGAGGTGCTTGCTGCTCCTTGCTATCTTCCTTTCGGCGCAGCCAACGGGGCATAGTGGCGAGGAAGGGCCGGCGGTTCCGGCTGTGATGGTGTTCGGCGACTCGCTGGTGGATGTAGGCAACAACAACTACATCTTCACCATTGCCAAAGCCAACTTCCCTCCCTACGGCAGGGACTTCAAAGACCATGTCGCCACAGGAAGGTTCTGCAACGGCAAGCTGCTTGTCGATTTCATAG CTGAAAAGGTTGGGTTCAATGGCTCTCCGCCGGCGTATCTCAGCCCGCAAGCATCGGGACAGAACCTTCTGCTTGGAGCCAACTTCGCATCTGCTGCATCTGGCTACAATGACCATGGGACTCTGATT AAAGCCATCTCTGTCTCTCAACAATTGAAGTACTTCAAAGACTACCAAGCTAAGCTGGTGGTGGTGGCTGGGAGCAGCCATGCTCGCTCCATCATCTCCGGCTCACTCTACATCATCTGCGCCGGTTCATGTGACTTTATCTACAACTATTACATCAACCCTTTCCTCGACATGAACCAAACCGCTGAACAATTCTCAGACCGCCTCGTCGGGATGTTCAACAACAGTGTGACG CAACTTTACGATATGGGAGCCCGACGCATCGGCGTGTTCTCCCTGCCACCCTTTGGTTGTTTTCCCCTGGCGATCACGTTGTATGGTCATGGGAGGAGCGGCTGTGTGTCTAGGCTCAACAACGACGCCCAATATTACAACATGAAATTGAAAGCTGCTGTTGACTCACTATCAAAGAAGTACCATGATCTCAAGATTGTGGTTCTCGACATGTATACACCTTTGTACAACCTCGCTACCTCTCCTGTATCGCAAG GGTTCACCGAGGCGAAGCGGGCTTGCTGTGGCACGGGGACGGTGGAGGCGTCAATCCTTTACAACCCCCTGTTACCTGGGACTTGTCCGAGCGCACGGACATATGTGTTCTGGGACGTCTGGCATCCGTCAGAGGCAGCAAACAAAGTTATTGTGGACTCTCTCGTAGATGAAATCAACAACCTGGTTGGGAAAACCCACTAG